The DNA segment CAGTGTTTGGTGTTCTGTTTTCTcattatttcacatgaatttATAGTACGCCTTTAATGGCTTAAAGATGTTGTTCAGCAGATGACTTAAGTGATTTGTTGTAATTGGTACTTCACTGTGCCCATGATATATATTTGTTCTAGATATTTTAGTTATTGAAATGTTTCTGAGAGTTCAAACATAAATCTCCAAGGCCCGACTTATGGCTGTTGTGTTGTACTTTAAAATCACTGATTGCTGATGAATTTCTTCTTGCTTATTTCAACTTAATGTTCTAATGTCATTTTGAGGGTTCATAGTATGTACTGTGTTGAAAAGAGAAGTTAATGCATATAGTTTGGATGGAGTTGTTCTAGTACTACAAAATAAATTAGTTCATTGTGTTTATAAACAAATAAGTTACATCAGATGAATGACGAGTCATTAATTAGCTTGTTGTTATGGCCTGCTCCCAGTAGCTAGGCATGTTAATATCAAGATAATCTGCAAAAAGGGGGTTTACACTAGCTAGACATAAGGTACTACATATGTGAGGATGCTTTGGAATCTGTCAATCACCTTCTTTTACATTGCAAAATCTTACATGGTGTAGTAGTTGTGGTCAATGTTCCTCAACATCTTTGGGAGTACAATGGGTTATGCCTCGGAGCATTCAGCAAGCTCCAAGAAGTTAGGTTACTAAAGAACATCAAAAATCTAACCAGCACAGGCAAGATCAATACTATATAGTAAATACCAACATCAGCCAAACACTACCTTTGACAAATACGATAAACGGAAGCATAAGGTTGATAGGTTGCAAAATAACAAATAGGTTGTACCAAACATAGGTACGCCTTGTTTTATAcacatataaagaaaattaacATATCGATATGAACACCAATGAGGCGATGTAATGCTTCATCGTCAAAATTCATGCAGTCAGCAGATGGATAAATTGCTCCCTATAACAGCTTCCGCTCCTGAAAGTTTAACAGTAGAAATGCAATAAGAATAACACCTTATTGATCTTTCATGATTCATGACTAGTAAAAGTTAGGTATATAAAGACAACACATAGGACCTTGAGCATGGtcacactttttttttttttaatcggtAGCATGGTCACACATTTTAACATGCACCAAACATCAAATAAACGAAAGTTACTTGTTGTAGCAATAGAACAAGCTTCATTTCAAGAGCCAGTATACTTGGATGTGCATTGAGCTACTGTCAACTTGTATGCATAGATGATAGAACATGAACAAATATATGACAGCTATATTATCTGAAAGGTCGACTGCATGAGGTTGCAATATTGACACTTCTCTAACTCTACCACCGCTAAAAATCTTTTCACATCGATGCTTCCATTCTTTCACCAGTAGAGCTACTGATAACTTAGTTACTTCGATATCCATCATTACTCTCCCTCATTCTCTCGGTTTGATAAGTCTCACAAACGAcataacataatatttaaatgcAAATCAAACAACCAGAATCACGGCATCAAGTGCATTAAGAGTTAAGATTTTCTTCTTACAGGGATTGGCTATTATTCTTCGTATTTCAGTTCGTTGACCTGGACTTTTCAGATTTTCAGCAAAACAGTTGCTAAATCGACCTATATTACTTGAGGTTTGCTAAAGAAAGGCAATAATTTCTCTAGTTTGAGAAACCATGACATCTCAAATAATTTGTATTTTGTAAAATTTTACAAGACATATAATCACAATGTCATGAGTAATATACAATTTCTCACAAGAAAATTAAGCTTACCAACCTCCGTTAAAGAGAGTTTGTTGTCTAGAAAATGTGATTACAACAGTTTTGCTTTAAAAAAGGGACAGACTTTGTTTGCAGTTAATTGGATAGGACCCTCTTAAACAAGGGTCCCGTCAGAACTCCCCTATGTTATGTACTGATGTAGCCTTACTTCACTCTCATAATCACTGCAAGTTTTGTGTCTCAATCTGACATTCTCTAtctttgttcttgcttttattgTAGTTGTTTCCAATAAAAAAAATTGTCCTGATATATTTCCCCCTTAACAGCTTGTCTAAGGTGCTGTTCAAGACAACAAACAACGAAGGCATTTAGCACCTAATAATTATTCAACAGCAAAATGATTGTTTCATGCAAATACTACACAATTGAATGGCTAAACTAACAAGACATCTACAAAAGTATAGCATAAAGATCTCCCTGAAGAAATTAAGTAGTTATCTATGAGCAGCAACAAAAAACAATAAATTATATACTATATCAGAACTTAACCCTTGCACCATAATTATTTTTCCCCTATTAAGTTTTCACCTAAAGCAAAGTTAGTTAAAGAAGCCCCTAGATCAGACGATAACCCTCGCAATGGAAACACCTAGGCATTATTGTCGCATTCACCTGCCAAAATTTCCATGTCCCTGGCGCTCCTTATCCTTACTCTATCTAGAGGCACAACTTCTGTCTTTACACAGCTCAAGAAGAGAAACAACGTCCAAAACCATCTTGACTTAAGTCTAACACACCAAGCACTACAACATAAATAACTCTTCTTGGAAAATAATATTGTTTCCTGAAAATACTGCAAAAAGGGAACATGACTAACAAGATCCACGAGCAATATGGTTAAGAGATGTCCGTTTGTCAAAGCATTGCCTTGTTCAAAATGCGAGAAAAATAAGAGCAAAATTTAACAACACGTGTGAAAAATGTGCAGGGGATGAACTCTTACAAGTCATTAGCAACATAATTGTCATTCACGTGAGTGCTTGCAGCCTTCATCATAAAATTGGACAAACTAAACTTTCAATGTAGACGGTCCCCTCAAGACAGCAATGAAAATTAGCAACCTTTGGATATCTGATCAAGCCATCCTTTGGATAGTATATCATAAAAGTTGATCCAAACACAAACAATTTCACCTTTATTTGACATGCAAAGGGGTGGAGAAGGCACAAAGTTCGTCACATCAGGAAGAAGTTCTTCGATGGTATACATTCTTGTCCAAGACTCTTTGACACCATATTCTTTCATAACCCACACATCTATGCAGTTTCTGTGGTAATAATCATAAAACATGGAAAGATCACTTCCCAACACTCAcagcaacaaaagaaaatatCCTTCTCCACAGCAAGGCTGCTCCAGCTTTCCCATTTCTCATCAGCCAAATCAATAGAAATGATGGTCCAATCATTACACCTAGGACGACTAGCAGTATTAATCCAATGAAGCTTCCCATTCATGGACTTAGCTGAATCCAATAACACCCCATCGCGGAAATCATCAACTCCTCTCCAAGAATCACtatttaaactatatatgttGACCTTAACATCAGAGCGACCATCGGTACTATAAAAAAACAATCACTATCTTATAATCATCATAAGCTCATCATATCCAAAACCATATGTGTAGTGACCAGGCGTGGGGCAGCTACAAAAGCAGTAACTTTCTTGAGCTTTCTAATAGATGGATTCCACAGCAATAAATGTTCTTCCGCATTTTTAAGACAAATTAAGCCATTGACAGAACCCACAATCCAAGCAGATTCAAGAGGGTTTTTTATTGGATAATCGAAGTCAAATGCCTCGGTAACAGACTCATAAAGTAAAGAACCAAGAGAACATACCTCAAGATTTTTCTCACAAAGAGGAGTCAGCATAAGTCTATGGTGGGTGTTGTCCTTGTTATTAGTACATATACTAAGATGGGTTTTGACAAATTCAGGGCTAAATACT comes from the Nicotiana tabacum cultivar K326 chromosome 14, ASM71507v2, whole genome shotgun sequence genome and includes:
- the LOC107797290 gene encoding LOW QUALITY PROTEIN: F-box/kelch-repeat protein At3g23880 (The sequence of the model RefSeq protein was modified relative to this genomic sequence to represent the inferred CDS: inserted 6 bases in 4 codons; deleted 2 bases in 1 codon; substituted 1 base at 1 genomic stop codon), with translation MTEIIKPPINTQNGENPNHSHFPSTSMRDSSFEIPILPPELITEILLKLPVKSLLQFRRVSKSWLSLVFSPEFVKTHLSICTNNKDNTHHRLMLTPLCEKNLEVCSLGSLLYESVTEAFDFDYPIKNPLESAWIVGSVNGLICLKNAEEHLLLWNPSIRKLKKVTAFSCPTPGHYTYGFGYDEXYDDYKIVIVFXYSTDGRSDVKVNIYSLNSDSWRGVDDFRDGVLLDSAKSMNGKLHWINTASRPRCNDWTIISIDLADEKWXKLEQPCCGEGYFLLLLXVLGSDLSMFYDYYHRNCIDVWVMKEYGVKESWTRMYTIEELLPDVTNFVPSPPLCMSNKGEIVXVFGSTFMIYYPKDGLIRYPKVANFHCCLEGTVYIESLVCPIL